TATTATATGACTTGTCCTTTTTTTAATTAGATTAACTCTGCCCATCGCCCTCGGCATAAATCTCTTATAAGATGGACCTTGTTCAACATATGCCTTACTTATAAAAAGTGTTTCAATGTCCTTTACGCCCTTCTGTTCAGCATTCGCTATTGCTGAATGGAGCACTCCAGAGACAATGCGTGAGGCATGTTTTGGTAAGAATTTCAGTATATTCATAGCTTCAGTCACCTGTTTGCCTCTTATAAGGTCAACCACCAAACGCGCCTTTCGTGGAGTAATCCTGATATATCTGAGTACTGCCCTTGCCTCCATATTATCCCTTTACAGTCGTTGATTTCTCAGTAGCCCCCCCATGTGCCTTAAATGTTCTTGTGGGGGAAAACTCACCGAGTTTATGTCCGATCATATTCTCACTTATGTATACAGGGATAAACCTTTTTCCACTGTGAACGGCTATTGTATGACCTATAAACTCAGGGGTTATTGTAGATCTACGAGACCAGGTCTTGATCATCTTTTTCTCACCTGAATTGTTCATCTCCTGGATTTTCCTCAGTAACTTTTCATCCACAAATGGGCCCTTTTTTAAAGATCTTGGCATCTTACTTTCTCCGTTTTATAATATATCTATCTGAGGTTTTCTTGCGTCTTGTTTTGATGCCTTCAGGTCTGCCCCATGGCGATACTGCTGGTCTTCCTCCTGAGCTTTTGCCTTCTCCACCACCCAATGGATGATCTACAGGGTTCATTGCGACACCCCTTACACTCGGTCTTTTCCCGCCCCACCTTGATCTACCAGCTTTGCCGATAGAAATATTTTCATGTTCAATATTTCCAACCTGACCTATAGTAGCCATACAGTTTGAAGGCACTAATCTTACCTCTCCTGAAGAAAGCCTGATCTGCACATAATTATCTTCTTTTGCGACAAGTTGTGCTGATGCACCTGCACTCCTTGCGAGTACTCCCCCCTGCCCTTTACGTAATTCAATATTATGTATGGTAGTACCAACAGGTATATTACTGAGTGGCAATGCGTTTCCTGGTTTTATATCAGCATCAGGACCGGATAGAACCACATCATTCACCGATAAACCCAGCGGGGCTATTATATATCGTCTCTCACCATCGATATATTTAAGAAGGGCAATCCTTGCCGATCTGTTAGGATCATACTCGATGCTTTCTACCGTAGCTTGAACACCAATCTTATCTCTCTTGAAGTCTATTATCCTGTAAGCCCTTTTGTGTCCACCACCCCTATGTCTGACACTCATATGACCGGAATTATTCCTTCCACCACTTTTGGAGATGAAGGTAACAAGCGGCTTATAGGGTTTTTTCCTCGTTAACTCTTCAAAAGTAGATACGGTTTGAAATCTTCTTCCTGCTGATGTTGGTTTATACGCCTTTATACCCAAAATCTGTCTCCTTTAAGTTAATTATCAATGATGAATTATTAATTAGTAATTGTTCATTGCTCATTTTTACAGTCCTTCAAGAACCTGAATCTTTTCCCCTGGTTTCAGTGTAACGATAGCCTTTTTCCAATCAGGTCTCTTACCCTTTCTGAGCCTTGTCCTCTTTGTTTTACCAAGAAAGTTCATTGTCGCCACCTTGAGAACCTTTACATTAAATACCTCTTCAACTGCCTTTTTTATCTCTATCTTGTTCGCATCACGTGCCACCTTGAAGACTATCTTATTCTGAGCCTCTTTTATCTTCGAGCTCTTCTCTGTGAGAAGTGGCTTACTTATTATATCGTATGGGGTCTTCATCAGGAGAATATCTCCTCTATCTTCTTGATTGTCTCTAATGTCATGAGTACCTTTTGATGTCTAAGCAGGTCATAGACATTAAGAGAATCTAACCGCACTACAGAGACATTTGGAATATTCCTTGATGCAAGGAGAATGTTTTTCTCTGCCATATCTCCATGTATCAATATAAGGATACTTTCTTCTGTAATCCCGAGATCCTTCAACATAGACACCATGAGCTTTGTCCTATGTTCAGGTATTTCAATCCTGTCTAATACTATCAACTCACCTGCAGAGAGTTTGCTCGAAAGGGCTGAATTCATCGCCAGCCATTTCTTTTTCTTAGGGACTCGGTAGTAATAGTCCTTTGGCATAGGACCAAATACCGTTCCTCCACCCCTCCATAATGGTGAACGAATACTACCTACCCTCGCTCTGCCCGTACCTTTCTGTCTCCATGGCTTCCTGCCACTTCCACTTACAAGACCCCGTGTCTTTGTAGAAGCGGTCCCACTCCTTTTATTGGTTAAATAATTAACTACAACCTCATGAATGAGTGGTTTATTGATCTCAACACCGAATATCTCAGATTTCAGATTTATTTTACCGACAATTTTTCTATGGCAATCTATAATTTCAATCTCTGGCATCTATACACCGCTCACTCTGATACACCTTTTATGATTAATAATCCACCATTTGCACCCGGTATTGCCCCTTTTAAGAGAAGCAGATTTTGCTCCTTTTTAACATCCACTACCTCTATATTTTTTACAGTTACCCTTTCACACCCCATGTGTCCGGGAAGTCCTTTGTTTTTCCAGACCCTTGATGGAAATGAGCTGCTTCCTATGGAGCCAGGGGCACGATTAAACATAGAACCATGGGAACCAGGTCCACCATGATAACCATATCTTTTCATAACACCAGCGAACCCTTTTCCCTTAGAAGTACCAGTAACATCAACAATATCACCTTTTCTGAATATATCTACGGCAACATTATCGTTTATCTTTAAACCAGTCATGCCACGGAACTCCCTTAGATAACGGAACGGCGGAGTTCCTGCTTTCTTGAAATGACCGAGAAGAGGTTTTATAATATTTTTTTCTTTTCTTACTTCATCGAAACCGAGCTGTACCGCCTCGTAGCCATCATGTTCGATGGTTTTTATCTGAACTACACGACACGGACCTGCCTCCACAACAGTGACAGGAATCACCTTCCCATCTTTTGTGAAGATCTGTGTCATTCCTATTTTCTTTCCCAGTATCCCTTTGAATTTCCCCACAGCTTGCTGTGGAGAATCTTCGAAATGTAATGAATTTTTTTGTTTCATATTCGCTCGCTTTTGCTCGCTGTGCATTTTTATCATGACTTTATCTCAACATCTACTCCTGCCGCCAGGTCAAGCTTCATCAAGGCATCTACGGTCTGTGGTGTTGGCTCAAGGATATCTATAAGCCTTTTATGTGTCCTTATCTCAAACTGCTCCCTCGATTTTTTATCTACGTGTGGTGACCTGAGTACTGTAAATTTGCTTATCTTTGTAGGTAGCGGGACTGGACCGGAGATTCTTGCACCTGTCCTTCTGGCGGTATCAACTATTTCCTGAACCGCTTGATCAAGTAACCTGTGGTCGTATGCCTTAAGTCTTATCCTTATCCTCTGAGTCATTCCATTAATCCCAAAAAATTCCAAATCTCAAATCTCATTCTATGATACCTCTTACTCAATTATCTCCGTTACCACACCTGCACCTACTGTTCTTCCACCTTCTCTTACTGCGAATCTTAATT
The window above is part of the Nitrospirota bacterium genome. Proteins encoded here:
- the rplV gene encoding 50S ribosomal protein L22; its protein translation is MEARAVLRYIRITPRKARLVVDLIRGKQVTEAMNILKFLPKHASRIVSGVLHSAIANAEQKGVKDIETLFISKAYVEQGPSYKRFMPRAMGRVNLIKKRTSHIIIVVSEK
- the rpsS gene encoding 30S ribosomal protein S19, which translates into the protein MPRSLKKGPFVDEKLLRKIQEMNNSGEKKMIKTWSRRSTITPEFIGHTIAVHSGKRFIPVYISENMIGHKLGEFSPTRTFKAHGGATEKSTTVKG
- the rplB gene encoding 50S ribosomal protein L2, with product MGIKAYKPTSAGRRFQTVSTFEELTRKKPYKPLVTFISKSGGRNNSGHMSVRHRGGGHKRAYRIIDFKRDKIGVQATVESIEYDPNRSARIALLKYIDGERRYIIAPLGLSVNDVVLSGPDADIKPGNALPLSNIPVGTTIHNIELRKGQGGVLARSAGASAQLVAKEDNYVQIRLSSGEVRLVPSNCMATIGQVGNIEHENISIGKAGRSRWGGKRPSVRGVAMNPVDHPLGGGEGKSSGGRPAVSPWGRPEGIKTRRKKTSDRYIIKRRK
- a CDS encoding 50S ribosomal protein L23, with the protein product MKTPYDIISKPLLTEKSSKIKEAQNKIVFKVARDANKIEIKKAVEEVFNVKVLKVATMNFLGKTKRTRLRKGKRPDWKKAIVTLKPGEKIQVLEGL
- the rplD gene encoding 50S ribosomal protein L4; its protein translation is MPEIEIIDCHRKIVGKINLKSEIFGVEINKPLIHEVVVNYLTNKRSGTASTKTRGLVSGSGRKPWRQKGTGRARVGSIRSPLWRGGGTVFGPMPKDYYYRVPKKKKWLAMNSALSSKLSAGELIVLDRIEIPEHRTKLMVSMLKDLGITEESILILIHGDMAEKNILLASRNIPNVSVVRLDSLNVYDLLRHQKVLMTLETIKKIEEIFS
- the rplC gene encoding 50S ribosomal protein L3, with product MKQKNSLHFEDSPQQAVGKFKGILGKKIGMTQIFTKDGKVIPVTVVEAGPCRVVQIKTIEHDGYEAVQLGFDEVRKEKNIIKPLLGHFKKAGTPPFRYLREFRGMTGLKINDNVAVDIFRKGDIVDVTGTSKGKGFAGVMKRYGYHGGPGSHGSMFNRAPGSIGSSSFPSRVWKNKGLPGHMGCERVTVKNIEVVDVKKEQNLLLLKGAIPGANGGLLIIKGVSE
- the rpsJ gene encoding 30S ribosomal protein S10, with protein sequence MTQRIRIRLKAYDHRLLDQAVQEIVDTARRTGARISGPVPLPTKISKFTVLRSPHVDKKSREQFEIRTHKRLIDILEPTPQTVDALMKLDLAAGVDVEIKS